ATGATGATGATGACTTTGATCTTCCCTTAGATGATCTGGACACCTTCGACGACTTTGATTCAGAAGATGACGATGATACTTACTAAGTAATCCTGTTAATCTATATAGAGCATCTTAAAAAAGATGCTTTTTTTTTATGCGCGGCTGTTTCAATTCAGATGGCCCTTAAATTCAATCGACTACATGCAGTTAATTCCCGTTTCCGGTTCACAGACAATCAAAGAGTTTTTAAAGGTTCCTCATGATATCTATCAGCATGATAAAAACTGGATCTGTCCACTGGATCAGGATGTAGAAAAAACATTTGACCCTGAAAAGAATATTTTCTTTAAACATGGAGAATGTACCAGATGGATACTGCAGGATGAACAGGGAAGGACAATAGGAAGAATAGCGGCCTTTATCAATACCAAAAAAGCATTTAACTACGAGCAGCCAACCGGCGGAATAGGTTTTTTTGAATGTATTAATAACCAGGAGGCAGCCTTTAAATTATTCGATACCGCACAGCAATGGCTAAAGGAAAAAGGCATGGCAGCAATGGACGGACCAATTAATTTTGGAGAAAACGATACTTTCTGGGGTCTGCTGGTAGAGGGTTTTACCCCTCCATCCTATGGTATGAATTATAATCCGCCCTATTATCAGGCATTTTTTGACAACTACGGCTTTGTAACTTCCTATCAGCAAATAACCAATCATCTGGCAGTCAGAAAACCTTTTCCGGAACGCTTTACTAAAATTGCTACCTGGGTAGCCAACAAACCAGGCTATACTTTTGAACATTTCTCTAAAAAGAATTCAGAAAAATATGTTCAGGACCTGATGGAAATCTATAATGATGGCTGGAAAGACTTTGAAAATTTTGTCCCTATCAAAAAAGAGACCCTTCAGGAGAGTTTCAAACAGATGGAGGCTATAATGGATGAGAAACTAATTTGGTTTGCGTATCTCAACGGAGAACCCGCTTCTTTCGTAGTTATTATACCCGATGCTAATCAACTGATTAAAGGTTTTAACGGAAAACTGGGCCTAATAGAAAAACTAAAATTTGTTTACAGGAGATGGAAAGGTGTAAACAGAATGAGAGCGATTGTTATGGGTACAAAAACTGCCTATCAGAAACATGGTCTTGAATCTGCCCTGTTCATTAAATTAAAAGAATATGTTTTGCCGCTGGATCAGTATGATGAACTCGAGTTATCCTGGGTAGGTGACTTCAATGATAAAATGCTGGCTATTCATGAGGCAACCGGTGCTGTTTTTGGAAAGCGTCACCTAACTATGCGAAAGATCTTCTCCTGACAAAAAAGATCTTTAAATTTAAAAGCCTGTTTAAAGTTTAAACAGGCTTTTAAAATTTCTCTATTTTTCTCTGATTTCTTCGTAAAGATCAATAACCTTCTTTTGAAGTTTAATGATCTCTTCTTCTCTCAGTGATAGCTTCGCTTTCAGATTATTGATCTCTTCAAAATTAACGGACTGAGGATTTTCTCCTTCTTTAGAAATAATGTCCATTGTAGAGACTTCAAAAAGATTAGCAATCTGAGCCAGCCTTGAGATATTAATATCTGTAATTCCTGTTTCAATTTTTGAAAATGCAGGAATAGAGATGTTAAGTCTTTTAGCTACTTCGCCCTGACTCCATCCATTTTTCTGACGGAGCTGTCTGATGTTCTTACCGATGATGTTCATTGTTATAAATTTAGGTGTGTTTTGTTCTTTAAGTATTCAACTCACGTGCCAGTTTAACTAAATCTATCCCTCCAAAATTACCTGAGCTCATTAGCAAAAGGTTGGTCTGGTTAAAATTTAATTCTCTTAAGTATTGCTCAAGAGTAGAGGCATTGTCAAAAAAAGTAAGCTTATCGCTATTAAATGCTGTTTGAACATCTATTTCTGTGAAAGGCTTAATTTTTTTTTGTTGAAATGTTTTTATATCTATATATACGATAGGATTGTCTGCCCGGATCATCGTATCTTCATATTGCAGTAAAAAATTTTTATTTAAACTACTAAATGTGTGTAATTCTATACAAGCAACTAACTTTCTTTCCTCAAATTGCGACTTTACCGCCTCAATGGTAGCTCTCAATTTTGATGGGGAATGTGCAAAATCTTTATAAACATTGGTGTTATTTTCGGCATTTAACAACTCAAGGCGCTTTGAAGCCCCTTTAAATGAGGTAATTGCCTGATTAAAGTCTATCTCGCTGATACCAATTTCCTGACAAACCAATTTCGCTGCACTTAAATTCATTAGGTTATGGTCACCAAAAATTTTCAATGGCAAATTTTCCGGTAGTAAATAAGTTATACCATTGTTAACGTGGTGTGCAGGAATTTGGTATCCTGTCTTAACAATTTGTTTACGAGAATTTCTCACAAGGGTGTGTAATTCTTTGTCGGTCTCGCAATAAAATAATTTACCTCCCGGCTCAATTGTATCAATAAAAAGCTCAAACTGATGAAGGTAATTTTCAAATGTAGGAAATACATTAACATGATCCCAGGCGACACCACTAATCACAGCAATATTTGCTTTATATAAATGAAATTTTGGTCTTCTGTCAATTGGAGAAGCTAAATATTCATCTCCTTCGATGATAATCAACGGAGCCGAATCTGTCACCTTGACCATCGTATCAAATCCTTCCAGCTGGGCTCCTACCAGGTAATCAAAATCTTTTTTATAATAGTTAAGTACATGCAAAATCATTGACGTAATCGTTGTTTTACCGTGACTACCGCCAATAACTACTCTCAGTTTATCTTTAGTTTGCTCATAGATATATTCCGGATAAGAATAGACTTTAATACCAAGCTCCTGTGCTCTGAGTAATTCAGGATTATCAATAAGTGCGTGCATTCCCAGAATGACAGCATCCAGATCAGTGGTGATTGATTCTTCATGCCAGCCCATTGTTTTGGGTAAAATTCCATATCTGGAAAGTCTGCTCGCTGATGGTTCAAAGATTAAATCATCAGAACCACTTACTACAAAACCTTTCTTATGCAAAGCTATTGCAAGATTGTGCATTGCACTTCCACCAATAGCAATAAAATGTATTCGCATTCTCAAATATTAAAAAAATAAAGTAATCTAAATACTTTTTCTCATCAGTATAAATTTATTTTTGATGGCTTCGTTATGCCTTTATAAATCTGGCGGCTACCCAGTCTCCTATCTTTTTATGATCAAGATAATTTATATCTAATTGCGCACAAGCATCCTTAATCATCTGCAGATCAGGAGACTCATAAAATCCACTAAAAAAAATCTCACCTCCGCTCTTTAATACCCCTGCATAAACAGGAATCTGATCCAGTAAAATATTACGATTTATATTAGCCAGGATGATATCATAAGCCCGAACTGGAATAGTTTCTTTTCCACCACATAAAGCTGTGATATTATGAATATTGTTTAATGCTGAATTTTCTATAGTACTCAGATAACAAACATCATCATTATCAATTGCAACCAGTTCCTCTGCACCTTTTTTAGCAGCAAGGATTGCCAGTATTCCTGTTCCACAGCCCATATCCAACACATGCTTCCCGGTATAGTCAGTTTCAAGGATATATTGCATCATCATAGTTGTCGTTTGATGATGACCAGTTCCAAAAGCCATTTTAGGATCGATGACGATCTCATATTTATAGGTTGGCTGTGAAGGATGGAAAGTAGCTCTTACATAGCAGGTCTGATCGATAATAAGAGGTTCAAAATTTTTCTCCCATTCCTCGTTCCAGTTTTCTGCTGCAATTTCTGTTACAGTGTAAGTATATTCGAATTCACCTTCAAATTCTGCGAGCGCTCCGGTTAGATTTTCTTTGCTATAGCTATCCGTATCAATAAATGCGGAAAAACCATTTTCTGTATCTTCAAATGTATTGAATCCGATTTCAGCTAGTTCACTGATTAATAAATCCTGTTGATACTCCTCGATAAGCTTAAAGCTGAATGTGACTTGAATGTACTGCATTAAGAATTAAACGTTTTAACTATATCAGCGAAATCACGGGATTTAAGGGAAGCTCCTCCGATTAGTCCGCCGTCAATATCTTTTTGTGCAAATAATTCAGGAGCATTCTTAGGTGTACAGCTTCCTCCATATAAAATAGAAGTCTTTTCTGCAGTTTCTTCACCATAAGTACCAGCAACTTCAGCACGTATAAATTCATGTACTTCCTGTGCCTGTGCCGCAGTAGCAGTTAAACCTGTACCTATAGCCCAAACCGGTTCATAAGCAATAACTACTTTTGAAAAATCTTCAGCACTCAAATGGAAAAGACCATTTTCTAATTGCCCTTTTAAGATTTCAAAGAAATTACCATTATTTCTTTCGTCTAATGTCTCACCAATACAGAAAATAGGTAACAGATGATTAGCCAAAGCAATATTAGTTTTATCAGCAAGTAAAGCATCATTTTCAGCAAAATACTGACGACGCTCTGAATGTCCGATGATCACATATTCACAACCAACTGATTTAATCATTTTGGCTGAGATCTCTCCTGTGAAAGCACCGCTTTCTTTCTGATGACAGTTCTGAGCACCAATTTTAACGGTATCTCCTCCTAATTTTGGTAAGCTGTTTAAATGGATAAACGGAGCACATATGATAGCAATCTGATCGCCTTTTTTTTCATCTCTTACGATGTTAACGATTTCTGAAAATAATGAAATACCTTCTGCATAGTCCGTATTCATTTTCCAATTTCCTGCTACTATTTTCTTTCTCATAATTAAATCTAATATTATTTTAATTGTAATCCTATTTTCTATTATTTATTCGCCATTTTGACATCAAAACAACCGTTCCATTTTTCTAACTACACATATAGATGATAAAAATACACAAACTCTCTTAAAAAGATCTATAAATTGACGTTAAATCAAAAACTGATGACAATATATCTTTTTCTATCTGATTAAATTCAACATTTTTACGTTCAAAGACTTTTTCTGCGGTTTCAAACATTTTTTCAAGGCTATAAATATCAAATCCCTGTACTCCTCCCCACGCAAAATCGGGGATAAAGTTCTTTGGATACCCAGAACCGAACACGTTTGCACTTACACCAACCACAGTTCCTGTATTAAACATCGTATTTATACCACATTTCACATGATCAGCCATAATTAAGCCGCAAAATTGAAGCCCCGTCTTTCTGAAAGCAGTCTGTTCATAATCCCACAGCTTAACTTCTGCATAATTATTCTTTAGATTGGAATTATTGGTATCAGCTCCGATATTACACCATTGCCCCAGCACAGAATTCCCCAGATACCCCTCATGTCCTTTAGAAGAATAGCCCCAGATTACCGCATTATTAATCTCACCACCTACCGTACTAAATGGTCCAATGGTAGTCTGTCCGTAAATCTTGGTTCCCATCTTTACTCTTGAACCTTCGCCAAGCGCAAAAGAACCTCTGATATGACAGCCTTCCCATACCTGTGAATTTTTCCCCAGATAAACAGGCCCTGTCAGCGTATTAAAAGTAGCACATTCTGCCTGCACACCCTCTTCAACAAAAATCTGATCTCCAAGCACAGTATTAGTTGCACTCAGTTTAGCAGAAACTCTTCCCTTTGTTAAAAGCTCAAAATCTGCACGTAGCTGCAAATCGTTATTTCTAAAGATATCTTCAGGAAATACGATCCGGGTAAAAACCCCGTCATATTGAATTGTATGGAGTAAATTAAGCTTTGTTAAATCAGGTACCTCACCCGGGTTGGTTTTACAGGCTAGTGTAATGTCTCCTTTAGAGAGAACCTGACCAGGATGTAATGTAGCAATTGCTTCAAAAAGCTGCTTATCCGGGCATACAGAACCATTAATATAGGTATCTGCATTACTATGCATTTTATATTTAGCAGTAAGATATTCTGCAGTACAAAAACCTGCAGCGGCAGATGAATACTTTTCCCATTTTTCCGCTATGGTCAGTATTCCAATCCGTAAATCGGCCACAGGCCTGGTAAAAGTAAGCGGCCTTAAAGAAAGAGCAGTGTGATCATCAAATAAATTAATGTTCATTTAATTGTTATTGTTTTATTTTTCGTAGCCATGTTTCCAGAATTTATCTGTTCTTCTCCAAAACATGTTACCAGTATATAATATAGGCAAAAATAAAAAAAGTCCCGAAGCTTAGCATCGGGACTTTAAAATAATTTCTTATAACTGTAGAATTATTTCTTAGCGTAACGTGTTTTAAATTTATCGATACGACCAGCTGTATCTACCAGTTTCATTTTACCAGTATAGAAAGGGTGAGAAGTGTGTGAGATCTCTAATTTATAAAGAGGGTACTCGTTACCATCTTCCCAGGTCACAGATTCTTTTGTCTCAACGCAAGATTTAGTTAAAAAAGAGTATTCGTTAGACATATCTTTAAATACTACGAATCTATAGTTTGAAGGGTGAAGATCTTTTTTCATAATGAATATATACTTATTTGTACTTATTTGTCGCTTATTTTGAAGGTTGCAAATATCCTAATTATATTTTTTATTTACAAGGATTATTAAAAAATTATGAACTATACTTTTTCCGGGTTTCAACTTTCTGCATCTGCCTTCTAATATATTCATCTGCAATCACTTCTGCCGAAGGCAGTTGAGACCTGCTGATCAATAAAGATTTTAATCTTTCCTCATCCACATCAGTACGATATAAAATATTCATCATTTTAGAGATATCATTATCCAGTAACCAGGAGAAAGCATAAATCATTTTCTCTCTCAGCTGCGCAGAAGACAGCTCCTCTTCCAGTTCAAAATCATTACTTATAATTCTGCTGAGTGCTTTAAGGTCATCCATTAATCATTTTTTTATTTCCTGACATAACTCAATCAGTACTCCGTTTGTCCCTTTAGGATGAACAAAGCAAATCAGCTTATTGTCGGCACCAAATTTAGGTTCTTCATTTAAGAGTACAAAACCTTCATTTTTCAATCTTTTCATTTCCGCATAAATATCATCCACATCAAATGCAATATGATGAATCCCTTCACCTCTCTTTCCTATAAAAGAAGCTATAGGGCTATCTTCTGCTGAAGCCGCAAGCAGTTCAATCTTATTTTCTCCGGTTCTGAAAAACGCAGTATCTACTCCTTCCGAGGCTACAGATTCACGCTTATAAGCAGCTGTTCCCAGCAACTTTTCATAAAGATCACAGGATGTATCAAGATCTTTTACAGCTATACCAATATGTTCTATTTTATTCATGTACTATGTAAACGTTAAACGAATGTAAAAATGCATGTTTTAAGCATACCTTCATAGGGATTAATTATAATCATTGGTAATCTTTTTTAGTACATTTGTATCTTAATAAGAATAAATTATATACAATGGAACTTCCTATTTATCTAGATAATAACGCAACAACCCCCCTTGACCCAAGAGTGCTTGAAGCAATGTTACCTTACTTTACCACCAAATTTGGTAATGCTGCCAGCCGTAACCATGCCTTTGGCTGGGTTGCAGAAGAAGGTGTTGATTATGCACGTGAGCAGGCTGCTAAATTAATTGGCTGCACTGAAAAAGAAATCATTTTCACTTCAGGAGCTACAGAAGCAGACAACCTTGGTATTAAAGGTGTGTTTGAGATGTATCAGGATAAAGGTAATCATATAATTACAGCCACTACTGAACACAAAGCAGTTCTGGATACCTGTAAACATCTGGAGAAACTAGGTGCAAAAGTCACTTATCTTCAGGTAAAAGAAGATGGTTTAATTGATCTTGCTGAATTAGAGGCAGCAATGACAGAACAAACTATTCTGGTTACTATTATGTATGGTAACAATGAAATCGGTGTTGTTCAGCCAATCAAAGAAATTTCTGCAATTGCACATAAGTTTGGTGCTTTGTTTATGACAGATGCTACTCAGGCTGTTGGTAAAATTCCTGTAGATGTAAATGCTGACGGAATTGACTTACTGGCTTTCAGCGCTCACAAAATGTACGGACCTAAAGGTGTAGGTGTATTATATGTACGCCGTAAAAACCCAAGAGTTAAAGTTACTGCACAAATGGACGGTGGTGGTCATGAGCGTGGTATGCGTTCAGGAACATTAAATGTTCCGGGAATTGTTGGTTTAGGTAAAGCCTGTGAATTATGCCGTCTGGAAATGGATGCAGAAGCAACCCGCCTTTCAGCATTGAGAGATAAGCTGGAAAGCGCACTGACTGTAATGGAAGAAAGTTATGTGAATGGTAATACACAACACCGTTTGCCACACGTAGCTAACATCTCTTTCAAATATGTTGAAGGTGAAGGATTAATGATGGCAATGAAAGATCTGGCGGTTTCTTCGGGATCTGCCTGTACTTCAGCTTCACTGGAGCCTTCTTACGTATTAAAGAGCTTAGGTCTTTCTGATGATCTTGCTCACTCTTCTATCCGTTTTGGTTTAGGCCGTTTTACAACAGAAGAAGAAATTGATTACGCTATTGAAAATACCAAAAAAGCAGTAAATCATTTAAGAGACCTTTCTCCACTTTGGGAAATGTTTAAAGAAGGAATTGATCTAAGTAAAATTGAATGGGCTGAGCACTAACCTCAGGCAGATTCATTAATAAATAAAATATTTAAACAACCTCTTTAACGGGAGGTTTGGAGGAAAATAAAATGGCATACTCAGAAAAAGTAATGGAACACTATACCAACCCGCGTAATGTTGGTACATTAAATAAAGACAGTAAATCAGTTGGTACAGGATTAGTAGGCGCACCAGAGTGCGGTGACGTAATGCGCCTTCAGATTGAAGTTGATGAAAACAATGTAATTACTGATGCAAAGTTTAAAACGTTTGGCTGTGGTTCTGCAATTGCATCTTCTTCTTTAGCAACTGAATGGTTAAAAGGTAAAACTGTTGATGAAGCCATGACGATTGACAATATGGACATCGTTGAAGAATTAGCTTTGCCACCAGTAAAAATTCACTGTTCAGTATTGGCAGAGGACGCGATTAAGTCAGCGATCAATGATTACCGTGTTAAAAATGGCATGGAACCAATTGCATTGCCTAAATCACATCACTAAAAAATAAAGCATATCAGGTCGGCATTTAATATTTAAGCATATGATCACCATAACAGATAAAGCGAAGAGCAAAATTGATAACTTAATGCAGGAATCTCAAATGGATACTACTTACTTTTTACGTGTTTCAGTAAAAGGCGGAGGATGTTCAGGTTTATCCTACAATTTAGATTTCGATAATGAGGAGAAAACAGGAGATCAGTTTTTTGAAGATAAAGGAATCCGCATTGCACTGGATATGAAATCATT
This portion of the Pedobacter lusitanus genome encodes:
- a CDS encoding helix-turn-helix domain-containing protein, whose amino-acid sequence is MNIIGKNIRQLRQKNGWSQGEVAKRLNISIPAFSKIETGITDINISRLAQIANLFEVSTMDIISKEGENPQSVNFEEINNLKAKLSLREEEIIKLQKKVIDLYEEIREK
- a CDS encoding UDP-N-acetylmuramate--L-alanine ligase; amino-acid sequence: MRIHFIAIGGSAMHNLAIALHKKGFVVSGSDDLIFEPSASRLSRYGILPKTMGWHEESITTDLDAVILGMHALIDNPELLRAQELGIKVYSYPEYIYEQTKDKLRVVIGGSHGKTTITSMILHVLNYYKKDFDYLVGAQLEGFDTMVKVTDSAPLIIIEGDEYLASPIDRRPKFHLYKANIAVISGVAWDHVNVFPTFENYLHQFELFIDTIEPGGKLFYCETDKELHTLVRNSRKQIVKTGYQIPAHHVNNGITYLLPENLPLKIFGDHNLMNLSAAKLVCQEIGISEIDFNQAITSFKGASKRLELLNAENNTNVYKDFAHSPSKLRATIEAVKSQFEERKLVACIELHTFSSLNKNFLLQYEDTMIRADNPIVYIDIKTFQQKKIKPFTEIDVQTAFNSDKLTFFDNASTLEQYLRELNFNQTNLLLMSSGNFGGIDLVKLARELNT
- the prmA gene encoding 50S ribosomal protein L11 methyltransferase, translating into MQYIQVTFSFKLIEEYQQDLLISELAEIGFNTFEDTENGFSAFIDTDSYSKENLTGALAEFEGEFEYTYTVTEIAAENWNEEWEKNFEPLIIDQTCYVRATFHPSQPTYKYEIVIDPKMAFGTGHHQTTTMMMQYILETDYTGKHVLDMGCGTGILAILAAKKGAEELVAIDNDDVCYLSTIENSALNNIHNITALCGGKETIPVRAYDIILANINRNILLDQIPVYAGVLKSGGEIFFSGFYESPDLQMIKDACAQLDINYLDHKKIGDWVAARFIKA
- the tpiA gene encoding triose-phosphate isomerase, with the translated sequence MRKKIVAGNWKMNTDYAEGISLFSEIVNIVRDEKKGDQIAIICAPFIHLNSLPKLGGDTVKIGAQNCHQKESGAFTGEISAKMIKSVGCEYVIIGHSERRQYFAENDALLADKTNIALANHLLPIFCIGETLDERNNGNFFEILKGQLENGLFHLSAEDFSKVVIAYEPVWAIGTGLTATAAQAQEVHEFIRAEVAGTYGEETAEKTSILYGGSCTPKNAPELFAQKDIDGGLIGGASLKSRDFADIVKTFNS
- a CDS encoding putative sugar nucleotidyl transferase, producing MNINLFDDHTALSLRPLTFTRPVADLRIGILTIAEKWEKYSSAAAGFCTAEYLTAKYKMHSNADTYINGSVCPDKQLFEAIATLHPGQVLSKGDITLACKTNPGEVPDLTKLNLLHTIQYDGVFTRIVFPEDIFRNNDLQLRADFELLTKGRVSAKLSATNTVLGDQIFVEEGVQAECATFNTLTGPVYLGKNSQVWEGCHIRGSFALGEGSRVKMGTKIYGQTTIGPFSTVGGEINNAVIWGYSSKGHEGYLGNSVLGQWCNIGADTNNSNLKNNYAEVKLWDYEQTAFRKTGLQFCGLIMADHVKCGINTMFNTGTVVGVSANVFGSGYPKNFIPDFAWGGVQGFDIYSLEKMFETAEKVFERKNVEFNQIEKDILSSVFDLTSIYRSF
- a CDS encoding type B 50S ribosomal protein L31; translation: MKKDLHPSNYRFVVFKDMSNEYSFLTKSCVETKESVTWEDGNEYPLYKLEISHTSHPFYTGKMKLVDTAGRIDKFKTRYAKK
- the mce gene encoding methylmalonyl-CoA epimerase, which gives rise to MNKIEHIGIAVKDLDTSCDLYEKLLGTAAYKRESVASEGVDTAFFRTGENKIELLAASAEDSPIASFIGKRGEGIHHIAFDVDDIYAEMKRLKNEGFVLLNEEPKFGADNKLICFVHPKGTNGVLIELCQEIKK
- a CDS encoding IscS subfamily cysteine desulfurase — encoded protein: MELPIYLDNNATTPLDPRVLEAMLPYFTTKFGNAASRNHAFGWVAEEGVDYAREQAAKLIGCTEKEIIFTSGATEADNLGIKGVFEMYQDKGNHIITATTEHKAVLDTCKHLEKLGAKVTYLQVKEDGLIDLAELEAAMTEQTILVTIMYGNNEIGVVQPIKEISAIAHKFGALFMTDATQAVGKIPVDVNADGIDLLAFSAHKMYGPKGVGVLYVRRKNPRVKVTAQMDGGGHERGMRSGTLNVPGIVGLGKACELCRLEMDAEATRLSALRDKLESALTVMEESYVNGNTQHRLPHVANISFKYVEGEGLMMAMKDLAVSSGSACTSASLEPSYVLKSLGLSDDLAHSSIRFGLGRFTTEEEIDYAIENTKKAVNHLRDLSPLWEMFKEGIDLSKIEWAEH
- the iscU gene encoding Fe-S cluster assembly scaffold IscU; its protein translation is MAYSEKVMEHYTNPRNVGTLNKDSKSVGTGLVGAPECGDVMRLQIEVDENNVITDAKFKTFGCGSAIASSSLATEWLKGKTVDEAMTIDNMDIVEELALPPVKIHCSVLAEDAIKSAINDYRVKNGMEPIALPKSHH
- a CDS encoding HesB/IscA family protein, with the protein product MITITDKAKSKIDNLMQESQMDTTYFLRVSVKGGGCSGLSYNLDFDNEEKTGDQFFEDKGIRIALDMKSFLYLAGTELDFTDGINGKGFNFNNPNASRTCGCGESFSV